A window from Oncorhynchus mykiss isolate Arlee chromosome 9, USDA_OmykA_1.1, whole genome shotgun sequence encodes these proteins:
- the iqsec1a gene encoding IQ motif and SEC7 domain-containing protein 1 isoform X3: protein MVDKAWRKSWQFIENRMSLRVKKQSSPTVERKSDVEGDARPSESDGGASYRGPVISPDRFEGPLYGHGVQPGPQRPPRRPKLQHSQSILRKQAEEEAIKRSRSLSEGYELSADLQDKQVEMLERKYGGRFITRHAARTIQTAFRQYQMNKNFERLRSSMSENRMSRRIVLSNMRMQFSFEGPEKVHSSYFEGKQVSLTDDGTPLALVQSECGDMEVHHQANMASHPASQNDLTDAITELEDAFSRQVKSLAESIDDALNCRSLQGDEGLDPEAMGCPEVEREVAYQVKPHRGVAGRMREDMMASYSDVTLFIDEEELSPSMGLSRGSGDQPSSIESDLRLRSANSSQEYWPLDTKDEGRDTDTSCRSTPSLECQEQRLRVDHLPLLTIEPPSDSSAEHSDRSDRSSVKRPPVYEPHGGSHIVASSKASPKHISHGPPPRAPSRDDEAPLRHRHRALESHLAINGSANRQSKSESDFSDGDNDSINSTSNSNDTINCSSESSRDSLREQTLCKQTYHKETRNSWDSPVFSNDVIRKRHYRIGLNLFNKKPEKGVQYLTERGFVPDTPVGVAHFLLQRKGLSRQMIGEFLGNRQKQFNRDVLDCVVDEMDFSSMELDEALRKFQNHIRVQGEAQKVERLIEAYSQRYCICNPTVVRQFRNPDTIFILAFAIILLNTDMYSPNVKPERKMKLEDFVKNLRGVDDGEDIPRETLVGIYERIRKRELKTNEDHVSQVQKVEKLIVGKKPIGSLHHGIGCVLSLPHRRLVCYCRLFEVPDPNKLQKLGLHQREIFLFNDLLVVTKIFQKKKNSVTYSFRQSFSLYGMQVLMFENQYYGNGIRLTSAIPGADIKVLINFNAPNPQDRKKFTDDLRESIAEVQEMEKYRIESELEKQKGVVRPSMSQSSGLKKEAGNGNMNRASLDDTYTMGEGLKRSALSSSLRDLSEAGKRGRRSSAGSLDSNMEGSIINSPHIRRRATTPRSEGPPRGHPTIPNSSSLLGSLFGNKRGKPSSQSHPPLPLPGHPTLISHTPHPSNLHHTAQQVAQAQLHHSQYCHVQQNPPPYHHHHHYHPPPHTQYHQHPAAYASSSHTHQHTHPHPHVPQHSHGTHSQHSLHASHSQHAPHHHSQLQGPAPSGPKPKHSGISTVV from the exons ATGGTGGACAAGGCATGGAGGAAGAGTTGGCAGTTCATCGAGAACAGGATGTCTCTGCGTGTGAAGAAGCAGTCTTCTCCTACTGTTGAACGTAAGAGTGA TGTGGAGGGGGATGCGCGGCCCAGTGAGAGTGACGGTGGAGCAAGCTACAGGGGCCCAGTGATAAGCCCAGACCGCTTCGAGGGCCCCCTCTACGGCCACGGGGTACAGCCGGGCCCCCAGCGCCCCCCCCGCAGGCCCAAGCTCCAGCACTCGCAGTCCATTCTTCGCAAGCAGGCCGAGGAGGAGGCCATCAAGCGCTCCCGCTCGCTCTCCGAGGGCTATGAGCTCTCCGCTGACCTCCAGGACAAACAG GTGGAGATGCTGGAGCGTAAATATGGCGGACGCTTCATAACCCGGCATGCGGCCCGCACCATCCAGACAGCCTTCCGCCAGTACCAGATGAACAAAAACTTTGAGCGTCTCAGGAGTTCTATGTCTGAGAACCGCATGTCCCGACGCATCGTTCTGTCCAACATGAGGATGCAGTTCTCCTTCGAGGGCCCTGAGAAAGTCCACAGCTCCTACTTTGAGGGGAAACAGGTGTCCCTGACAGACGACGGCACCCCCCTGGCCTTGGTACAGTCTGAGTGCGGGGACATGGAGGTCCACCACCAGGCCAACATGGCGTCTCACCCTGCTTCCCAGAACGACCTGACGGACGCCATCACGGAGTTGGAGGACGCCTTCTCCAGGCAGGTGAAGTCTCTGGCCGAGTCCATTGATGATGCCTTGAACTGCCGCAGCCTGCAGGGCGACGAGGGTCTTGACCCTGAGGCCATGGGCTGCccggaggtagagagggaggtggcCTATCAGGTGAAGCCTCACCGCGGGGTGGCGGGGCGCATGCGAGAGGACATGATGGCGTCCTACAGCGATGTGACTCTGTTTATCGACGAGGAGGAGCTGTCTCCCTCTATGGGGCTATCGCGGGGGTCAGGTGACCAGCCCTCCAGCATTGAGTCAGACCTACGCCTGCGCTCAGCCAACTCCTCCCAGGAGTACTGGCCCCTGGACACCAAAGATGAGGGGCGTGACACAGACACCAGCTGCCGCAGCACCCCTTCCCTGGAGTGCCAGGAGCAGCGGCTCAGGGTGGACCACCTCCCCCTGCTGACCATCGAGCCGCCCAGCGACAGCTCCGCCGAACACAGTGACCGCTCTGACCGTAGCTCCGTCAAACGACCGCCCGTCTACGAGCCTCACGGGGGCAGCCACATCGTGGCGTCCTCCAAGGCTAGCCCCAAACACATCTCTCATGGCCCACCCCCGCGGGCGCCCTCCAGGGATGACGAGGCGCCCCTCCGCCACCGCCACCGGGCACTGGAAAGCCACCTGGCCATCAACGGCTCTGCCAATCGGCAGAGCAAGTCTGAGTCTGACTTCTCGGACGGGGATAACGACAGCATCAACAGCACATCGAACTCCAACGACACCATCAATTGCAGCTCTGAGTCGTCCAGGGACAGCCTGAGGGAGCAGACACTCTGCAAGCAGACATACCACAAAGAGACACGTAACAGCTGGGACTCGCCCGTCTTCAGCAACGATGTGATCCGCAAGAGGCACTACCGCATCGGCCTGAACCTCTTCAACAA GAAGCCAGAGAAAGGCGTACAGTACTTGACTGAGAGAGGGTTCGTCCCGGACACACCTGTGGGTGTGGCTCACTTCCTGCTTCAGAGGAAGGGCCTGAGCAGGCAGATGATTGGAGAGTTCCTGGGCAACCGTCAGAAACAGTTCAACAGAGACGTCCTGGA CTGTGTGGTGGATGAGATGGATTTCTCGTCAATGGAGCTGGACGAGGCACTGAGAAAGTTCCAGAACCACATTCGGGTCCAGGGAGAGGCCCAGAAGGTGGAGCGCCTCATCGAAGCCTACAG CCAACGCTACTGTATCTGTAACCCTACGGTAGTGCGACAGTTCCGGAACCCTGACACGATCTTCATCCTGGCCTTCGCCATCATCCTCCTCAACACAGACATGTACAGCCCCAACGTCAAGCCGGAGAGGAAGATGAAGCTGGAGGACTTCGTCAAGAACCTCcgag GGGTGGATGATGGGGAGGACATCCCCAGGGAGACTCTGGTAGGAATTTATGAAAGGATCAGGAAGAGGGAGCTGAAGACAAACGAGGACCACGTGTCTCAGGTTCAGAAGGTGGAGAAACTCATAGTGGGGAAGAAACCG ATTGGATCTCTCCACCATGGAATAGGATGT GTGCTGTCCCTGCCCCATCGCAGGCTAGTGTGCTACTGTCGGTTGTTTGAAGTGCCAGACCCCAACAAGCTCCAGAAGTTAGGCCTGCACCAGCGGGAGATCTTCCTGTTTAATGACCTTCTGGTG GTGACAAAGATTTTCCAGAAGAAGAAGAACTCTGTGACATACAGCTTCCGGCAGTCTTTCTCTCTGTATGGGATGCAGGTTCTGATGTTTGAGAACCAGT ATTACGGGAATGGAATCAGGCTTACATCAGCCATACCAGGTGCCGACATCAAGGTCCTCATCAACTTTAATGCGCCCAACCCCCAGGACCGCAAGAAGTTCACTGACGACCTGCGAGAGTCTATCGCCGAGGTCCAGGAAATGGAGAAATACAGGATAGAGT CTGAGCTTGAGAAGCAGAAAGGGGTGGTGAGGCCCAGTATGTCCCAGAGCTCTGGGCTGAAGAAGGAGGCTGGCAATGGCAACATGAACCGTGCCAGTCTGGACGACACCTACACCATGGGCGAGGGCCTGAAGAGGAGCGCCCTCAGCAGCTCCCTCCGCGACCTCTCCGAAGCAG GCAAGCGTGGGCGCCGCAGCAGTGCAGGATCACTAGACAGCAATATGGAA GGGTCCATCATTAACAGTCCTCACATACGCCGGAGAGCCACAACCCCACGCAGCGAGGGCCCGCCCCGGGGCCACCCTACCATCCccaactcctcctccctcctcggGTCGCTCTTTGGCAACAAACGGGGGAAGCCTTCATCCCAgagccatcctcctcttcctctgcctgGTCACCCCACCCTCATCTCCCACACGCCCCATCCGTCCAACCTCCACCACACAGCCCAGCAGGTAGCCCAGGCCCAGCTCCACCACTCCCAGTACTGCCACGTCCAACAGAACCCCcctccctaccaccaccaccaccattaccacccCCCTCCCCATACACAGTACCACCAGCACCCGGCAGCATATGCATCCTCctcccacacacaccaacacacccaccCCCACCCGCATGTACCACAGCACAGCCACGGCACCCATAGCCAGCATTCCCTTCACGCCTCACACTCCCAGCATGCCCCTCACCACCACAGTCAGCTGCAGGGCCCGGCACCCAGCGGGCCCAAACCCAAACACAGTGGCATCAGCACCGTGGTGTGA
- the iqsec1a gene encoding IQ motif and SEC7 domain-containing protein 1 isoform X2 yields MDKPSVWRAVVSSTDPRRPRSESSTPPRGGTHPGRPSSAMSYRLYDIVEGDARPSESDGGASYRGPVISPDRFEGPLYGHGVQPGPQRPPRRPKLQHSQSILRKQAEEEAIKRSRSLSEGYELSADLQDKQVEMLERKYGGRFITRHAARTIQTAFRQYQMNKNFERLRSSMSENRMSRRIVLSNMRMQFSFEGPEKVHSSYFEGKQVSLTDDGTPLALVQSECGDMEVHHQANMASHPASQNDLTDAITELEDAFSRQVKSLAESIDDALNCRSLQGDEGLDPEAMGCPEVEREVAYQVKPHRGVAGRMREDMMASYSDVTLFIDEEELSPSMGLSRGSGDQPSSIESDLRLRSANSSQEYWPLDTKDEGRDTDTSCRSTPSLECQEQRLRVDHLPLLTIEPPSDSSAEHSDRSDRSSVKRPPVYEPHGGSHIVASSKASPKHISHGPPPRAPSRDDEAPLRHRHRALESHLAINGSANRQSKSESDFSDGDNDSINSTSNSNDTINCSSESSRDSLREQTLCKQTYHKETRNSWDSPVFSNDVIRKRHYRIGLNLFNKKPEKGVQYLTERGFVPDTPVGVAHFLLQRKGLSRQMIGEFLGNRQKQFNRDVLDCVVDEMDFSSMELDEALRKFQNHIRVQGEAQKVERLIEAYSQRYCICNPTVVRQFRNPDTIFILAFAIILLNTDMYSPNVKPERKMKLEDFVKNLRGVDDGEDIPRETLVGIYERIRKRELKTNEDHVSQVQKVEKLIVGKKPIGSLHHGIGCVLSLPHRRLVCYCRLFEVPDPNKLQKLGLHQREIFLFNDLLVVTKIFQKKKNSVTYSFRQSFSLYGMQVLMFENQYYGNGIRLTSAIPGADIKVLINFNAPNPQDRKKFTDDLRESIAEVQEMEKYRIESELEKQKGVVRPSMSQSSGLKKEAGNGNMNRASLDDTYTMGEGLKRSALSSSLRDLSEAGKRGRRSSAGSLDSNMEGSIINSPHIRRRATTPRSEGPPRGHPTIPNSSSLLGSLFGNKRGKPSSQSHPPLPLPGHPTLISHTPHPSNLHHTAQQVAQAQLHHSQYCHVQQNPPPYHHHHHYHPPPHTQYHQHPAAYASSSHTHQHTHPHPHVPQHSHGTHSQHSLHASHSQHAPHHHSQLQGPAPSGPKPKHSGISTVV; encoded by the exons TGTGGAGGGGGATGCGCGGCCCAGTGAGAGTGACGGTGGAGCAAGCTACAGGGGCCCAGTGATAAGCCCAGACCGCTTCGAGGGCCCCCTCTACGGCCACGGGGTACAGCCGGGCCCCCAGCGCCCCCCCCGCAGGCCCAAGCTCCAGCACTCGCAGTCCATTCTTCGCAAGCAGGCCGAGGAGGAGGCCATCAAGCGCTCCCGCTCGCTCTCCGAGGGCTATGAGCTCTCCGCTGACCTCCAGGACAAACAG GTGGAGATGCTGGAGCGTAAATATGGCGGACGCTTCATAACCCGGCATGCGGCCCGCACCATCCAGACAGCCTTCCGCCAGTACCAGATGAACAAAAACTTTGAGCGTCTCAGGAGTTCTATGTCTGAGAACCGCATGTCCCGACGCATCGTTCTGTCCAACATGAGGATGCAGTTCTCCTTCGAGGGCCCTGAGAAAGTCCACAGCTCCTACTTTGAGGGGAAACAGGTGTCCCTGACAGACGACGGCACCCCCCTGGCCTTGGTACAGTCTGAGTGCGGGGACATGGAGGTCCACCACCAGGCCAACATGGCGTCTCACCCTGCTTCCCAGAACGACCTGACGGACGCCATCACGGAGTTGGAGGACGCCTTCTCCAGGCAGGTGAAGTCTCTGGCCGAGTCCATTGATGATGCCTTGAACTGCCGCAGCCTGCAGGGCGACGAGGGTCTTGACCCTGAGGCCATGGGCTGCccggaggtagagagggaggtggcCTATCAGGTGAAGCCTCACCGCGGGGTGGCGGGGCGCATGCGAGAGGACATGATGGCGTCCTACAGCGATGTGACTCTGTTTATCGACGAGGAGGAGCTGTCTCCCTCTATGGGGCTATCGCGGGGGTCAGGTGACCAGCCCTCCAGCATTGAGTCAGACCTACGCCTGCGCTCAGCCAACTCCTCCCAGGAGTACTGGCCCCTGGACACCAAAGATGAGGGGCGTGACACAGACACCAGCTGCCGCAGCACCCCTTCCCTGGAGTGCCAGGAGCAGCGGCTCAGGGTGGACCACCTCCCCCTGCTGACCATCGAGCCGCCCAGCGACAGCTCCGCCGAACACAGTGACCGCTCTGACCGTAGCTCCGTCAAACGACCGCCCGTCTACGAGCCTCACGGGGGCAGCCACATCGTGGCGTCCTCCAAGGCTAGCCCCAAACACATCTCTCATGGCCCACCCCCGCGGGCGCCCTCCAGGGATGACGAGGCGCCCCTCCGCCACCGCCACCGGGCACTGGAAAGCCACCTGGCCATCAACGGCTCTGCCAATCGGCAGAGCAAGTCTGAGTCTGACTTCTCGGACGGGGATAACGACAGCATCAACAGCACATCGAACTCCAACGACACCATCAATTGCAGCTCTGAGTCGTCCAGGGACAGCCTGAGGGAGCAGACACTCTGCAAGCAGACATACCACAAAGAGACACGTAACAGCTGGGACTCGCCCGTCTTCAGCAACGATGTGATCCGCAAGAGGCACTACCGCATCGGCCTGAACCTCTTCAACAA GAAGCCAGAGAAAGGCGTACAGTACTTGACTGAGAGAGGGTTCGTCCCGGACACACCTGTGGGTGTGGCTCACTTCCTGCTTCAGAGGAAGGGCCTGAGCAGGCAGATGATTGGAGAGTTCCTGGGCAACCGTCAGAAACAGTTCAACAGAGACGTCCTGGA CTGTGTGGTGGATGAGATGGATTTCTCGTCAATGGAGCTGGACGAGGCACTGAGAAAGTTCCAGAACCACATTCGGGTCCAGGGAGAGGCCCAGAAGGTGGAGCGCCTCATCGAAGCCTACAG CCAACGCTACTGTATCTGTAACCCTACGGTAGTGCGACAGTTCCGGAACCCTGACACGATCTTCATCCTGGCCTTCGCCATCATCCTCCTCAACACAGACATGTACAGCCCCAACGTCAAGCCGGAGAGGAAGATGAAGCTGGAGGACTTCGTCAAGAACCTCcgag GGGTGGATGATGGGGAGGACATCCCCAGGGAGACTCTGGTAGGAATTTATGAAAGGATCAGGAAGAGGGAGCTGAAGACAAACGAGGACCACGTGTCTCAGGTTCAGAAGGTGGAGAAACTCATAGTGGGGAAGAAACCG ATTGGATCTCTCCACCATGGAATAGGATGT GTGCTGTCCCTGCCCCATCGCAGGCTAGTGTGCTACTGTCGGTTGTTTGAAGTGCCAGACCCCAACAAGCTCCAGAAGTTAGGCCTGCACCAGCGGGAGATCTTCCTGTTTAATGACCTTCTGGTG GTGACAAAGATTTTCCAGAAGAAGAAGAACTCTGTGACATACAGCTTCCGGCAGTCTTTCTCTCTGTATGGGATGCAGGTTCTGATGTTTGAGAACCAGT ATTACGGGAATGGAATCAGGCTTACATCAGCCATACCAGGTGCCGACATCAAGGTCCTCATCAACTTTAATGCGCCCAACCCCCAGGACCGCAAGAAGTTCACTGACGACCTGCGAGAGTCTATCGCCGAGGTCCAGGAAATGGAGAAATACAGGATAGAGT CTGAGCTTGAGAAGCAGAAAGGGGTGGTGAGGCCCAGTATGTCCCAGAGCTCTGGGCTGAAGAAGGAGGCTGGCAATGGCAACATGAACCGTGCCAGTCTGGACGACACCTACACCATGGGCGAGGGCCTGAAGAGGAGCGCCCTCAGCAGCTCCCTCCGCGACCTCTCCGAAGCAG GCAAGCGTGGGCGCCGCAGCAGTGCAGGATCACTAGACAGCAATATGGAA GGGTCCATCATTAACAGTCCTCACATACGCCGGAGAGCCACAACCCCACGCAGCGAGGGCCCGCCCCGGGGCCACCCTACCATCCccaactcctcctccctcctcggGTCGCTCTTTGGCAACAAACGGGGGAAGCCTTCATCCCAgagccatcctcctcttcctctgcctgGTCACCCCACCCTCATCTCCCACACGCCCCATCCGTCCAACCTCCACCACACAGCCCAGCAGGTAGCCCAGGCCCAGCTCCACCACTCCCAGTACTGCCACGTCCAACAGAACCCCcctccctaccaccaccaccaccattaccacccCCCTCCCCATACACAGTACCACCAGCACCCGGCAGCATATGCATCCTCctcccacacacaccaacacacccaccCCCACCCGCATGTACCACAGCACAGCCACGGCACCCATAGCCAGCATTCCCTTCACGCCTCACACTCCCAGCATGCCCCTCACCACCACAGTCAGCTGCAGGGCCCGGCACCCAGCGGGCCCAAACCCAAACACAGTGGCATCAGCACCGTGGTGTGA
- the iqsec1a gene encoding IQ motif and SEC7 domain-containing protein 1 isoform X4, which translates to MWKLKTFCMDYWHVLCLHPHNAFHKSVEGDARPSESDGGASYRGPVISPDRFEGPLYGHGVQPGPQRPPRRPKLQHSQSILRKQAEEEAIKRSRSLSEGYELSADLQDKQVEMLERKYGGRFITRHAARTIQTAFRQYQMNKNFERLRSSMSENRMSRRIVLSNMRMQFSFEGPEKVHSSYFEGKQVSLTDDGTPLALVQSECGDMEVHHQANMASHPASQNDLTDAITELEDAFSRQVKSLAESIDDALNCRSLQGDEGLDPEAMGCPEVEREVAYQVKPHRGVAGRMREDMMASYSDVTLFIDEEELSPSMGLSRGSGDQPSSIESDLRLRSANSSQEYWPLDTKDEGRDTDTSCRSTPSLECQEQRLRVDHLPLLTIEPPSDSSAEHSDRSDRSSVKRPPVYEPHGGSHIVASSKASPKHISHGPPPRAPSRDDEAPLRHRHRALESHLAINGSANRQSKSESDFSDGDNDSINSTSNSNDTINCSSESSRDSLREQTLCKQTYHKETRNSWDSPVFSNDVIRKRHYRIGLNLFNKKPEKGVQYLTERGFVPDTPVGVAHFLLQRKGLSRQMIGEFLGNRQKQFNRDVLDCVVDEMDFSSMELDEALRKFQNHIRVQGEAQKVERLIEAYSQRYCICNPTVVRQFRNPDTIFILAFAIILLNTDMYSPNVKPERKMKLEDFVKNLRGVDDGEDIPRETLVGIYERIRKRELKTNEDHVSQVQKVEKLIVGKKPIGSLHHGIGCVLSLPHRRLVCYCRLFEVPDPNKLQKLGLHQREIFLFNDLLVVTKIFQKKKNSVTYSFRQSFSLYGMQVLMFENQYYGNGIRLTSAIPGADIKVLINFNAPNPQDRKKFTDDLRESIAEVQEMEKYRIESELEKQKGVVRPSMSQSSGLKKEAGNGNMNRASLDDTYTMGEGLKRSALSSSLRDLSEAGKRGRRSSAGSLDSNMEGSIINSPHIRRRATTPRSEGPPRGHPTIPNSSSLLGSLFGNKRGKPSSQSHPPLPLPGHPTLISHTPHPSNLHHTAQQVAQAQLHHSQYCHVQQNPPPYHHHHHYHPPPHTQYHQHPAAYASSSHTHQHTHPHPHVPQHSHGTHSQHSLHASHSQHAPHHHSQLQGPAPSGPKPKHSGISTVV; encoded by the exons TGTGGAGGGGGATGCGCGGCCCAGTGAGAGTGACGGTGGAGCAAGCTACAGGGGCCCAGTGATAAGCCCAGACCGCTTCGAGGGCCCCCTCTACGGCCACGGGGTACAGCCGGGCCCCCAGCGCCCCCCCCGCAGGCCCAAGCTCCAGCACTCGCAGTCCATTCTTCGCAAGCAGGCCGAGGAGGAGGCCATCAAGCGCTCCCGCTCGCTCTCCGAGGGCTATGAGCTCTCCGCTGACCTCCAGGACAAACAG GTGGAGATGCTGGAGCGTAAATATGGCGGACGCTTCATAACCCGGCATGCGGCCCGCACCATCCAGACAGCCTTCCGCCAGTACCAGATGAACAAAAACTTTGAGCGTCTCAGGAGTTCTATGTCTGAGAACCGCATGTCCCGACGCATCGTTCTGTCCAACATGAGGATGCAGTTCTCCTTCGAGGGCCCTGAGAAAGTCCACAGCTCCTACTTTGAGGGGAAACAGGTGTCCCTGACAGACGACGGCACCCCCCTGGCCTTGGTACAGTCTGAGTGCGGGGACATGGAGGTCCACCACCAGGCCAACATGGCGTCTCACCCTGCTTCCCAGAACGACCTGACGGACGCCATCACGGAGTTGGAGGACGCCTTCTCCAGGCAGGTGAAGTCTCTGGCCGAGTCCATTGATGATGCCTTGAACTGCCGCAGCCTGCAGGGCGACGAGGGTCTTGACCCTGAGGCCATGGGCTGCccggaggtagagagggaggtggcCTATCAGGTGAAGCCTCACCGCGGGGTGGCGGGGCGCATGCGAGAGGACATGATGGCGTCCTACAGCGATGTGACTCTGTTTATCGACGAGGAGGAGCTGTCTCCCTCTATGGGGCTATCGCGGGGGTCAGGTGACCAGCCCTCCAGCATTGAGTCAGACCTACGCCTGCGCTCAGCCAACTCCTCCCAGGAGTACTGGCCCCTGGACACCAAAGATGAGGGGCGTGACACAGACACCAGCTGCCGCAGCACCCCTTCCCTGGAGTGCCAGGAGCAGCGGCTCAGGGTGGACCACCTCCCCCTGCTGACCATCGAGCCGCCCAGCGACAGCTCCGCCGAACACAGTGACCGCTCTGACCGTAGCTCCGTCAAACGACCGCCCGTCTACGAGCCTCACGGGGGCAGCCACATCGTGGCGTCCTCCAAGGCTAGCCCCAAACACATCTCTCATGGCCCACCCCCGCGGGCGCCCTCCAGGGATGACGAGGCGCCCCTCCGCCACCGCCACCGGGCACTGGAAAGCCACCTGGCCATCAACGGCTCTGCCAATCGGCAGAGCAAGTCTGAGTCTGACTTCTCGGACGGGGATAACGACAGCATCAACAGCACATCGAACTCCAACGACACCATCAATTGCAGCTCTGAGTCGTCCAGGGACAGCCTGAGGGAGCAGACACTCTGCAAGCAGACATACCACAAAGAGACACGTAACAGCTGGGACTCGCCCGTCTTCAGCAACGATGTGATCCGCAAGAGGCACTACCGCATCGGCCTGAACCTCTTCAACAA GAAGCCAGAGAAAGGCGTACAGTACTTGACTGAGAGAGGGTTCGTCCCGGACACACCTGTGGGTGTGGCTCACTTCCTGCTTCAGAGGAAGGGCCTGAGCAGGCAGATGATTGGAGAGTTCCTGGGCAACCGTCAGAAACAGTTCAACAGAGACGTCCTGGA CTGTGTGGTGGATGAGATGGATTTCTCGTCAATGGAGCTGGACGAGGCACTGAGAAAGTTCCAGAACCACATTCGGGTCCAGGGAGAGGCCCAGAAGGTGGAGCGCCTCATCGAAGCCTACAG CCAACGCTACTGTATCTGTAACCCTACGGTAGTGCGACAGTTCCGGAACCCTGACACGATCTTCATCCTGGCCTTCGCCATCATCCTCCTCAACACAGACATGTACAGCCCCAACGTCAAGCCGGAGAGGAAGATGAAGCTGGAGGACTTCGTCAAGAACCTCcgag GGGTGGATGATGGGGAGGACATCCCCAGGGAGACTCTGGTAGGAATTTATGAAAGGATCAGGAAGAGGGAGCTGAAGACAAACGAGGACCACGTGTCTCAGGTTCAGAAGGTGGAGAAACTCATAGTGGGGAAGAAACCG ATTGGATCTCTCCACCATGGAATAGGATGT GTGCTGTCCCTGCCCCATCGCAGGCTAGTGTGCTACTGTCGGTTGTTTGAAGTGCCAGACCCCAACAAGCTCCAGAAGTTAGGCCTGCACCAGCGGGAGATCTTCCTGTTTAATGACCTTCTGGTG GTGACAAAGATTTTCCAGAAGAAGAAGAACTCTGTGACATACAGCTTCCGGCAGTCTTTCTCTCTGTATGGGATGCAGGTTCTGATGTTTGAGAACCAGT ATTACGGGAATGGAATCAGGCTTACATCAGCCATACCAGGTGCCGACATCAAGGTCCTCATCAACTTTAATGCGCCCAACCCCCAGGACCGCAAGAAGTTCACTGACGACCTGCGAGAGTCTATCGCCGAGGTCCAGGAAATGGAGAAATACAGGATAGAGT CTGAGCTTGAGAAGCAGAAAGGGGTGGTGAGGCCCAGTATGTCCCAGAGCTCTGGGCTGAAGAAGGAGGCTGGCAATGGCAACATGAACCGTGCCAGTCTGGACGACACCTACACCATGGGCGAGGGCCTGAAGAGGAGCGCCCTCAGCAGCTCCCTCCGCGACCTCTCCGAAGCAG GCAAGCGTGGGCGCCGCAGCAGTGCAGGATCACTAGACAGCAATATGGAA GGGTCCATCATTAACAGTCCTCACATACGCCGGAGAGCCACAACCCCACGCAGCGAGGGCCCGCCCCGGGGCCACCCTACCATCCccaactcctcctccctcctcggGTCGCTCTTTGGCAACAAACGGGGGAAGCCTTCATCCCAgagccatcctcctcttcctctgcctgGTCACCCCACCCTCATCTCCCACACGCCCCATCCGTCCAACCTCCACCACACAGCCCAGCAGGTAGCCCAGGCCCAGCTCCACCACTCCCAGTACTGCCACGTCCAACAGAACCCCcctccctaccaccaccaccaccattaccacccCCCTCCCCATACACAGTACCACCAGCACCCGGCAGCATATGCATCCTCctcccacacacaccaacacacccaccCCCACCCGCATGTACCACAGCACAGCCACGGCACCCATAGCCAGCATTCCCTTCACGCCTCACACTCCCAGCATGCCCCTCACCACCACAGTCAGCTGCAGGGCCCGGCACCCAGCGGGCCCAAACCCAAACACAGTGGCATCAGCACCGTGGTGTGA